From Panthera uncia isolate 11264 chromosome E1, Puncia_PCG_1.0, whole genome shotgun sequence, one genomic window encodes:
- the LOC125926894 gene encoding olfactory receptor 1D5, translating into MDGGNQTRISDFLLLGISESPEQQQVLFWMFLSMYLVTVVGNVLIILAISFDPRLHTPMYFFLANLSFTDLFFVTNTIPKMLVNLQSQNKAISYAGCMTQLYFLVSLVTLDNLILATMAYDRYVAICRPLHYVTAMSPGLCILLLTLCWSLSLLYGLTLTLFMTKVTFCGSRKIHYIFCEMYVLLRLACSNTQIIHIVLITTGIFIFLTPFGFMMISYIRIVRTILQIPSASSKYKAFSTCASHLAVVSLFYGTLCMVYLQPLQSYSMKDSVATVMYAVVTPMMNPFIYSLRNKDMHGALGRLLLGKAFRKVT; encoded by the coding sequence ATGGATGGAGGCAACCAGACTAGAATCTCTGACTTCCTACTCCTGGGGATTTCAGAGAGTCCTGAGCAGCAGCAAGTCCTGTTCTGGATGTTCCTATCCATGTACCTGGTCACAGTTGTGGGAAATGTGCTCATCATCCTGGCCATCAGCTTTGACCCCCGCTTGCACActcccatgtacttcttcctggccAACCTCTCCTTCACCGACCTTTTCTTTGTCACCAACACAATCCCCAAGATGTTGGTGAACCTTCAGTCCCAGAACAAAGCCATCTCCTATGCGGGGTGTATGACACAGCTCTACTTCTTGGTCTCCTTGGTGACACTGGACAATCTCATCCTGGCTAcgatggcctatgaccgctatgtggccatctgccGCCCCCTCCACTATGTCACAGCCATGAGCCCTGGGCTCTGTATTTTGCTCCTCACCTTGTGTTGGTCACTTTCTCTCCTCTATggcctcaccctcaccctcttCATGACCAAGGTGACCTTCTGTGGTTCCCGGAAGATCCACTACATCTTCTGTGAGATGTATGTTCTGCTGAGGTTGGCCTGTTCCAACACCCAGATCATTCACATAGTGCTGATTACCACAGGCATCTTTATCTTCCTCACCCCCTTTGGGTTCATGATGATATCCTACATTCGTATCGTCAGAACCATCCTCCAAATACCTTCAGCCTCTAGTAAATACAAAGCCTTCTCCACCTGTGCTTCACATTTGGCTGTGGTCTCTCTTTTCTATGGGACGCTTTGTATGGTATATCTGCAGCCTCTCCAATCCTACTCCATGAAGGACTCAGTAGCCACAGTAATGTATGCTGTGGTGACGCCCATGATGAACCCTttcatctacagcctgaggaacaaGGACATGCATGGGGCTCTGGGAAGACTGCTTCTAGGTAAAGCCTTCCGGAAGGTGACATGA